A stretch of the Leptidea sinapis chromosome 5, ilLepSina1.1, whole genome shotgun sequence genome encodes the following:
- the LOC126964587 gene encoding CDGSH iron-sulfur domain-containing protein 3, mitochondrial, which yields MFTKKVIPLHVLARWSIKTAGYVTKAPKPEIPNNSLASVYSANEQKINGIVYDKKPFKVKLEAGKNYLWCLCGRSKSQPLCDGTHRDIYLKITQRPIRFKVEQTKEYWLCNCKQTKNRPFCDGTHKQPEIQTASTIRV from the exons atgtttaccaAGAAGGTTATACCATTACATGTATTGGCAAGATGGTCAATCAAAAcg GCTGGTTATGTCACTAAAGCTCCGAAACCAGAAATACCTAATAATTCGTTAGCATCTGTTTATTCAGCTAATGAACAGAAAATTAATGGAATTGTATATGACAAGAAGCCGTTTAAGGTTAAGTTAGAGGCTGGGAAGAATTATTTGTGGTGTCTTTGTGGTCGTTCAAAATCCCAACCTCTGTGTGATGGGACACATAGAGATATTTATCTTAAAATTACGCAAAG acCTATAAGGTTTAAAGTGGAACAAACTAAGGAATACTGGCTATGTAATTGTAAACAAACAAAGAACAGGCCATTTTGTGATGGAACTCACAAACAACCGGAGATACAGACAGCCTCCACTATAAGAGTGTGA
- the LOC126964549 gene encoding cell division cycle 7-related protein kinase-like, producing the protein MDVNEIREYMRALLEALKHVHSFGVIHRDVKPSNFLYDRDNKRYLLVDFGLAQRVCSSPDEPPPAHTNTKKRPRDEEIEDSSSAKRLALDLSTSSRTNSGVSGPPNNVLDIRRPVVKCPVAKNGGASNVAVGGVVGQCACANVGGVCAPCMRRNTARAPRAGTQGFRPPEVLLKWARQGTAVDTWACGVILASLLTGRYPLLRAPDDVAALAELADLLGTSALQRAAAALGRRLVVSGSRPGLCLRRLARHLRAPPDPATAPPSPPCPRCFQPTARCLCLDARHKGGVAEASVCGFPESAFQLAEQLLEPDPAARLSAASALHHAFLQP; encoded by the exons ATGGATGTGAATGAGATCCGAGAGTATATGCGTGCTCTTTTGGAAGCTCTTAAACATGTTCACTCATTTGGAGTCATACACAGAGATGTCAAGCCAAGCAACTTTCTATATGATCGTGATAATAAGAG GTATTTGTTGGTTGACTTTGGCCTGGCACAGCGAGTTTGTAGCTCTCCAGATGAGCCCCCTCCTGCACACACCAATACCAAAAAGAGGCCAAGAGACGAG GAAATTGAGGATTCTTCTAGTGCCAAGAGATTAGCGCTAGACCTATCTACAAGCAGCCGAACAAACAGTGGGGTATCGGGTCCACCCAATAATGTGCTTGACATAAGGAGGCCTGTAGTCAAGTGTCCTGTCGCGAAG AATGGTGGTGCAAGTAACGTGGCTGTAGGAGGGGTCGTCGGCCAGTGCGCATGCGCGAACGTGGGGGGAGTGTGCGCGCCCTGTATGCGGAGGAATACTGCGCGGGCGCCGCGAGCCGGGACGCAG GGGTTCCGGCCGCCCGAGGTGCTTCTGAAGTGGGCGCGGCAGGGCACGGCCGTGGACACGTGGGCGTGCGGCGTGATCCTGGCGTCCCTGCTGACGGGCCGCTACCCGCTGCTGCGGGCGCCCGACGACGTGGCCGCGCTCGCCGAGCTGGCGGACCTGCTGGGAACCTCCGCCTTGCAGCGGGCCGCCGCCGCGCTCG GTCGCCGCTTGGTGGTGTCGGGCTCGCGGCCGGGCCTGTGTCTCCGGCGTCTGGCGCGACACCTGCGAGCCCCCCCGGACCCCGCGACCGCTCCCCCCTCGCCCCCCTGCCCGCGCTGCTTCCAGCCCACCGCGCGCTGTCTGTGTCTGGACGCGCGCCACAAG GGGGGCGTGGCTGAAGCCAGCGTGTGTGGGTTCCCGGAGAGCGCCTTCCAGTTGGCGGAGCAGCTTCTGGAGCCGGACCCTGCCGCGCGTCTCAGCGCTGCCAGCGCGCTGCATCACGCCTTCCTGCAGCCCTGA